A genome region from Bacillus cereus group sp. RP43 includes the following:
- a CDS encoding phage minor head protein, with translation MQKIDKLLTSLNEWIEKADTEDFTTSLPADLEVLDMLPGYIEDFEKEIAKLLRKQRKYFVDGIKNYTKKDAVEKGIKIKDIIDFVTGSLFGADTFAKSLSKAARKFLDYTMKDMTKAFMDAIDPDIQFNIFSKRTTKWIDSWSDELGKIMKINSHKAVERILNEGLEKGKGIKEIARELAKLPEFDRKRARTTAQTEVLAACSASQFESYRQSPAVTGKKWRHSGAKNNQPRDNHVEYSGTTIPVEEEFELPGSGERCMFPRDSSLSAKERVRCKCVMSPAVDNNILGISEEEKQKIREETLKELSK, from the coding sequence ATGCAGAAGATTGATAAGCTGCTAACTTCATTAAATGAGTGGATTGAAAAGGCTGATACTGAAGATTTCACTACCTCATTACCTGCTGATTTAGAAGTGTTGGATATGCTACCAGGATACATTGAAGATTTCGAGAAGGAAATTGCTAAATTACTTAGGAAGCAGCGCAAGTACTTTGTGGATGGGATTAAGAACTATACGAAAAAGGATGCAGTAGAAAAGGGTATCAAGATAAAGGATATCATCGATTTCGTTACTGGCAGCCTATTCGGAGCAGATACCTTTGCGAAAAGCTTAAGTAAAGCAGCAAGGAAGTTTCTTGATTACACAATGAAGGACATGACGAAAGCTTTCATGGATGCAATTGACCCGGATATCCAGTTTAATATCTTCTCAAAACGCACTACAAAGTGGATTGATAGTTGGTCTGATGAATTAGGTAAGATCATGAAAATTAACTCTCACAAAGCAGTAGAGCGTATTTTAAACGAGGGATTGGAGAAAGGGAAAGGCATTAAGGAGATTGCGAGAGAACTTGCGAAACTTCCGGAATTCGACCGTAAAAGAGCGAGGACTACAGCACAGACAGAAGTACTCGCAGCATGCTCTGCTTCCCAATTTGAATCATACAGACAATCTCCTGCTGTTACAGGTAAGAAGTGGCGTCACAGTGGAGCAAAGAACAACCAACCTCGTGATAATCATGTTGAGTATAGTGGTACAACAATTCCTGTAGAAGAGGAATTTGAATTACCTGGATCCGGTGAACGTTGCATGTTTCCTCGTGATAGTTCGTTATCTGCTAAGGAAAGAGTACGTTGCAAATGTGTCATGTCTCCTGCTGTAGATAACAACATATTAGGAATTTCTGAAGAAGAGAAGCAGAAGATTAGGGAAGAAACTTTGAAGGAGTTGAGTAAGTGA
- a CDS encoding phage portal protein produces the protein MSRKVTARVIKSNAPSGQVISRQKEVEDEQFNVNGIIEPPYDISALLVLSKEESTIVPQCIDAYKRNIAGFGHELQYKQPDVEETPDMKIEWGIVDKEIIPTLSIEKPFKEVWEQLIEDRESTGNGYIEIIRNGEGKPCEIVNMLPQYMRLTKRDENLQEVKYIINGKEIKRKKRFRRFVQKVGVEVTYFKEFNDPRFLNKNTGEFSTNSWGPNLDATEVHHVKIGNGPYGTPRWLPHCIHVVGSRKAEELNLRYFKQGKHMPMAILIKNGILSEDSEAQLTEYVSNVEGEGNQHKYLLLQVESAEEGLVGDTPPQVDIELKSLAETLQNDALFLEYDEKSRQKVQSAFRLPDVYVGYIRDFNRATAESVREITEEQVFEPERNGIEFIINNVLLLPYDLKHVRVNLRKSEISNTEDLVKTIEVLADKGGLTFQDVRNIAGNMLNKEFTEYNIPEADQPIALVLEKQRKVSGWDKGLSEQLQKSAGANSNEDLVNVMKDLRDLLESMQDAED, from the coding sequence TTGAGTAGAAAAGTAACGGCACGTGTAATTAAATCGAATGCGCCCAGCGGACAAGTTATCTCACGGCAAAAAGAGGTTGAAGATGAACAATTCAATGTTAATGGAATAATAGAACCACCTTATGACATTTCTGCATTACTGGTATTAAGTAAGGAAGAAAGCACGATTGTCCCTCAATGTATTGATGCATATAAACGTAATATTGCTGGATTCGGTCACGAATTACAGTATAAGCAACCAGACGTTGAAGAAACACCAGATATGAAAATAGAGTGGGGAATTGTTGATAAGGAAATTATTCCTACATTGTCAATAGAAAAGCCATTTAAAGAAGTCTGGGAGCAGTTAATTGAGGACAGAGAATCTACTGGTAATGGATATATCGAAATCATTAGGAATGGCGAAGGAAAACCTTGTGAAATCGTAAATATGTTACCGCAGTATATGCGATTGACTAAACGTGATGAGAATTTGCAAGAAGTGAAATACATCATTAACGGAAAAGAAATTAAAAGGAAAAAGAGATTCCGCAGATTTGTTCAAAAAGTAGGAGTAGAAGTTACTTATTTCAAGGAATTCAATGATCCTAGATTTCTTAACAAAAATACGGGAGAGTTTTCTACTAATAGTTGGGGACCTAACTTAGACGCCACAGAAGTTCACCATGTAAAAATAGGTAATGGTCCTTATGGAACCCCTCGTTGGCTACCACACTGTATACATGTGGTAGGTTCTAGAAAAGCAGAAGAGTTAAACCTACGTTATTTTAAGCAAGGAAAGCATATGCCAATGGCTATCTTGATAAAGAACGGTATTCTTTCTGAAGACAGTGAAGCTCAACTTACAGAATACGTTTCGAATGTAGAGGGTGAGGGCAATCAACATAAATATCTATTGTTACAAGTGGAAAGTGCAGAAGAAGGACTTGTAGGAGATACACCACCACAAGTCGATATTGAGCTTAAATCTTTAGCAGAAACACTTCAAAACGATGCTCTATTCCTTGAATACGATGAGAAATCACGCCAAAAGGTGCAATCAGCATTCCGTTTGCCTGATGTATATGTAGGTTATATCCGTGACTTTAACAGAGCCACTGCTGAGTCTGTACGTGAGATTACAGAGGAGCAGGTATTTGAGCCGGAACGTAATGGTATAGAATTCATTATTAATAATGTTTTGCTGCTCCCATATGATTTAAAACATGTTCGAGTAAATCTACGTAAATCCGAGATCAGTAACACTGAGGATTTGGTTAAAACCATTGAGGTACTTGCTGATAAGGGCGGATTAACATTCCAAGATGTTCGAAATATCGCTGGGAATATGCTTAACAAAGAGTTTACTGAATATAACATTCCAGAAGCAGATCAACCAATTGCTTTAGTTTTAGAAAAACAACGTAAAGTGAGTGGTTGGGATAAAGGTTTGAGTGAGCAGTTACAGAAGTCTGCCGGTGCTAATTCAAATGAGGACTTAGTCAATGTAATGAAAGACCTACGTGACTTACTGGAGTCGATGCAAGATGCAGAAGATTGA
- a CDS encoding phage major capsid protein: MNNGQIIAGGSTELVLKDVNVPLPASAAQAFLVDTINNASTLPKLGPVYTSAPAGNLDALSVGKRKLRLAGKNDTPTGTDAITPRQIPYNVKKVKWDEWLQNDDVYYAMASRGQNVESVIVGMIQSQFGVDLQDLIFNGDTASADPFLKITDGFVKKAKTSTNKTDLTTNDPTIMDFVNHIQVLPEKYKTRSDIAWFLNQKVHDKLVALISARTTGFGDAVLVDGKVTRLAGYPVEVVAEMQSGFVALTPMANFTPVFTRDVRYNRTAQGATAAAKDATYHILFAYLDAIVREVDAVAWMTGTKL; the protein is encoded by the coding sequence ATGAATAACGGACAAATTATTGCAGGTGGTTCTACTGAACTAGTATTAAAAGATGTGAACGTACCATTACCAGCGAGTGCAGCGCAAGCGTTCCTTGTTGATACAATTAATAATGCTTCAACTCTACCGAAACTAGGGCCTGTTTATACATCAGCTCCAGCAGGAAACTTAGATGCGTTATCAGTAGGGAAACGCAAATTACGTTTAGCTGGAAAGAATGATACACCAACAGGAACAGATGCTATTACACCACGCCAAATTCCTTACAATGTGAAAAAGGTGAAGTGGGACGAATGGTTGCAAAATGATGATGTTTATTATGCAATGGCTTCTCGTGGCCAGAATGTAGAAAGTGTAATCGTAGGGATGATTCAAAGTCAGTTCGGTGTTGATTTACAAGACTTAATCTTCAATGGTGATACAGCTTCAGCAGATCCATTCTTAAAAATCACTGATGGATTTGTTAAGAAAGCTAAAACATCAACTAATAAAACTGATTTAACTACAAACGATCCTACGATTATGGATTTCGTTAACCACATTCAAGTGCTACCAGAGAAATATAAAACTCGTTCTGATATTGCTTGGTTCCTTAACCAAAAGGTTCATGACAAACTTGTAGCTTTAATCTCAGCACGTACTACTGGATTTGGTGATGCAGTACTTGTTGATGGTAAAGTGACACGTCTTGCTGGATATCCTGTTGAAGTCGTAGCAGAAATGCAAAGTGGTTTCGTAGCACTTACGCCAATGGCTAACTTCACACCTGTATTCACTCGTGACGTTCGTTATAACCGTACTGCTCAAGGCGCAACTGCTGCTGCTAAAGATGCAACATACCACATCCTATTTGCTTACTTAGATGCAATCGTTCGTGAAGTTGATGCAGTAGCATGGATGACAGGAACTAAATTATAA
- a CDS encoding XkdF-like putative serine protease domain-containing protein, with protein MPRKLKNVDVSFVSIVDKAANKKKFFLTKSEQEPTFEKEVKIIKGEDEDQKLVYGIVYSPGSAEDSSTHDAHGDFMTAEDIEKSAHNFIAKYRNIDAQHDFNAGAGEVVESYVAPVDMDINGETITKGTWVLVTKATDEIWKDIQDGKMTGYSLAGVAETEVIEEEVTKTEEKQMKSFFQLVKGFFGGENIQKGEVRDKFNQNKHRRDVNASFSALEDTFYQSLWNAPTADTIDLDRIEAAALEFVEIINELKGTEAVVKAWENKPVLSLAEEVEKAGKKISAPNMADIDSAIESLTNLKTRVTPSLEGAGSEEDNMNQEQLEKALEKVVAPIQQEMETIKKHLNIAPEKTAEELMVEKALAPVLKELDELKKSQGISNQQDTDVTTNVQKSAGGYAGYFGN; from the coding sequence ATGCCAAGGAAACTGAAAAACGTTGATGTAAGCTTTGTTTCTATTGTAGATAAAGCAGCTAATAAAAAGAAATTCTTCTTAACAAAAAGTGAGCAAGAGCCTACATTCGAAAAAGAAGTTAAAATCATCAAAGGTGAAGATGAAGACCAAAAGCTTGTTTATGGGATTGTATACTCTCCTGGTAGCGCGGAAGATTCAAGTACACATGATGCGCACGGCGACTTCATGACTGCTGAGGATATTGAAAAATCCGCTCATAACTTCATTGCTAAGTATCGTAACATCGATGCTCAACATGATTTTAACGCAGGAGCAGGTGAAGTTGTAGAAAGCTATGTAGCTCCTGTTGATATGGACATTAACGGTGAAACGATCACTAAAGGTACATGGGTGTTAGTGACAAAGGCCACCGATGAGATATGGAAAGACATTCAAGACGGCAAGATGACAGGATATTCCCTTGCGGGAGTCGCCGAAACAGAAGTGATTGAGGAAGAAGTAACTAAAACTGAAGAGAAACAAATGAAGTCCTTCTTCCAATTGGTAAAGGGCTTTTTTGGTGGAGAAAACATTCAAAAAGGCGAGGTTAGAGATAAATTTAACCAGAATAAACATCGTCGTGATGTAAATGCTTCATTCTCTGCTTTAGAAGATACTTTCTATCAATCTCTTTGGAATGCCCCTACTGCTGATACTATCGATTTAGATCGTATTGAAGCAGCTGCACTTGAATTCGTCGAGATTATCAATGAGTTGAAGGGTACAGAAGCAGTTGTGAAGGCATGGGAGAACAAACCTGTTTTATCCCTTGCTGAAGAAGTAGAAAAGGCAGGTAAGAAAATCAGTGCTCCAAACATGGCAGACATTGATTCTGCTATTGAGTCATTAACAAATCTAAAAACACGCGTCACACCATCACTGGAAGGCGCAGGAAGTGAGGAAGATAATATGAACCAAGAACAATTAGAAAAAGCGTTAGAAAAGGTTGTAGCACCAATCCAACAAGAAATGGAGACAATCAAGAAACATCTAAACATCGCTCCAGAAAAAACAGCAGAAGAATTAATGGTAGAAAAGGCTTTGGCTCCTGTTTTAAAAGAGCTTGATGAACTTAAAAAATCCCAAGGTATCAGCAACCAACAAGATACTGATGTAACTACAAACGTACAAAAATCTGCTGGCGGTTACGCTGGATACTTTGGAAACTAA
- a CDS encoding DUF3199 family protein — protein MALITAQELLDYTVLPEVKKRPVPLLEQDILEADTEIYNLSNIDFTDKTKYPEVPAEVKLACKKLAQYYTYTNVDTTAMKGIKSESIGSGDYSYTKDSSSITKPSVLYLLKKFMVNAGKKKVTFKMRAI, from the coding sequence ATGGCACTTATTACTGCTCAAGAATTGCTTGATTACACTGTATTACCAGAAGTTAAAAAACGTCCTGTTCCTCTATTGGAGCAGGACATACTTGAAGCAGATACAGAGATTTATAATCTCTCTAACATAGATTTTACTGATAAGACGAAGTATCCTGAAGTCCCGGCAGAGGTAAAGCTTGCGTGTAAGAAGTTAGCACAGTATTACACTTATACAAACGTCGATACAACTGCGATGAAGGGTATTAAGTCTGAAAGTATTGGTAGTGGAGACTATTCTTATACAAAGGATAGTTCTAGTATCACAAAACCTTCTGTGTTGTATTTACTAAAGAAATTCATGGTGAATGCAGGAAAGAAGAAAGTCACATTCAAAATGAGGGCCATCTAA
- a CDS encoding DUF3599 family protein: MSLESMLVHECDIYHLHKETKPGKFGQPGEEVYSYKDTPDIAEQNCYFAENVAVARPTAIQSAPNQLNEQHTRVLFMPGTDIKHNDKVIKKNTNVVYYIRNPFPVVHPLTGEVTHIKATAERKSEPWLAK, from the coding sequence ATGTCTCTAGAATCCATGTTGGTCCATGAATGTGATATTTACCATTTGCATAAGGAAACAAAGCCCGGTAAGTTTGGGCAACCAGGAGAAGAGGTTTATTCCTACAAAGATACTCCTGATATAGCAGAACAAAACTGCTACTTTGCAGAGAATGTAGCAGTTGCTAGACCTACTGCAATACAATCTGCACCAAACCAATTAAACGAACAGCATACACGCGTTTTGTTTATGCCTGGTACAGATATAAAACACAATGACAAGGTAATCAAGAAGAATACCAATGTCGTTTACTATATACGCAATCCTTTTCCAGTAGTACATCCACTTACTGGTGAGGTTACACATATAAAGGCCACCGCAGAAAGGAAGAGTGAGCCATGGCTAGCCAAATAA
- a CDS encoding PBSX family phage terminase large subunit, with protein MIMTTILKRKKKPAPFKFKPFSKKQRKVLTWWKPNSPVKDYDGIICDGSIRAGKTVSMALSYVMWAMESFEGENFGMCGKTIGSHRRNVITPLKKMLKSRGYKVKDHRSENMLSITKDGVTNFFYIFGGKDESSQDLIQGITLAGCFFDEVALMVRSFVDQATGRCSVEGSKIWFNCNPAGPYHWFKLEWLDKRKEKNLLHVRFTMDDNLSLSVKTKKRYYKLYSGVFFKRYILGLWAAASGLVFDMFKEEVHKVDSIERNYIEYYVSCDYGTQNAMAYGLWGKCIEGDKDVWYKIKEYHYSGRDTEKQKTDQEYYEDYEEFVGDLPIKGTVIDPSAASFIAVLMRNKRKVYKARNNVKEGIGNVGIALNTGRAFFNDCCVETFKEFASYIWDKKAIQRGEDKPLKENDHHMDETRYFINTIIFGLRKKKKRKRGEAA; from the coding sequence ATGATTATGACGACGATTCTGAAGCGTAAAAAGAAACCCGCTCCATTCAAATTTAAACCATTCTCCAAGAAGCAACGTAAGGTATTAACTTGGTGGAAGCCTAACAGTCCCGTTAAAGATTATGACGGGATTATTTGTGATGGTTCCATTCGTGCAGGTAAGACAGTATCAATGGCTCTTTCCTACGTTATGTGGGCAATGGAATCATTCGAGGGCGAGAACTTCGGTATGTGTGGTAAGACAATTGGTTCCCACCGCCGTAACGTTATAACGCCACTCAAGAAGATGCTGAAGTCTCGTGGTTATAAGGTTAAGGACCATCGAAGCGAGAATATGCTTTCTATTACTAAAGATGGAGTAACGAATTTCTTCTATATATTTGGTGGTAAGGATGAAAGTTCTCAGGATTTGATTCAGGGTATTACTCTTGCCGGCTGTTTCTTTGATGAAGTAGCGCTGATGGTTCGTAGTTTCGTAGATCAGGCGACAGGTCGTTGTTCTGTAGAAGGGTCAAAAATATGGTTTAACTGTAACCCAGCAGGACCTTATCATTGGTTCAAATTAGAATGGCTGGATAAGCGCAAGGAAAAGAATTTATTGCATGTCCGCTTTACTATGGACGATAACTTGTCCCTTTCTGTGAAGACAAAGAAACGGTATTACAAACTATATAGCGGTGTCTTCTTCAAACGGTACATTTTAGGATTGTGGGCAGCTGCTTCTGGTCTCGTGTTCGATATGTTCAAAGAAGAAGTACACAAGGTAGATTCTATTGAACGTAATTACATCGAGTATTATGTGTCCTGTGACTACGGTACACAGAACGCTATGGCGTATGGACTATGGGGCAAATGTATCGAAGGAGACAAGGACGTTTGGTACAAAATCAAGGAGTACCATTATAGCGGCCGTGATACAGAGAAGCAGAAAACAGATCAGGAATACTATGAAGACTATGAGGAATTCGTTGGTGATTTGCCAATTAAGGGAACTGTAATTGATCCCTCTGCTGCTTCATTTATTGCTGTATTGATGCGTAATAAGAGGAAAGTATATAAGGCTCGTAACAACGTGAAAGAGGGAATCGGAAACGTCGGTATAGCGCTTAATACAGGTAGAGCATTCTTTAATGATTGCTGTGTTGAAACATTTAAGGAGTTCGCTTCTTATATATGGGATAAAAAAGCGATTCAACGTGGTGAAGATAAACCTCTAAAAGAGAATGACCATCACATGGATGAGACGAGATACTTCATTAACACGATTATATTTGGATTACGTAAAAAGAAGAAAAGGAAAAGAGGTGAAGCAGCTTGA
- a CDS encoding HK97 gp10 family phage protein → MASQITTRGFREFSAKLNRMANGLDQNVALWLEASGFQFLEEVQNQIISLGVVDTRLLLNSFTKGDGENVWRSSDGGLTLDVGTSVSYAKVVNDGHQQIRRFVPGRWEGHSFEYDPHAPTGMMLTAKFIEGRPYWDNAIAIYERMFQTAFDRQFQQWVHGG, encoded by the coding sequence ATGGCTAGCCAAATAACGACTAGGGGATTCCGTGAGTTCAGCGCTAAGTTGAATCGTATGGCAAATGGGTTAGATCAGAACGTTGCCTTATGGCTTGAAGCTAGCGGATTTCAGTTTCTAGAAGAGGTTCAAAATCAAATTATTTCGTTAGGCGTTGTCGATACTCGGCTCCTTTTGAATTCATTCACAAAGGGAGATGGAGAAAACGTTTGGCGCTCTTCTGATGGTGGGTTAACGCTTGATGTGGGAACTTCAGTTTCTTACGCTAAGGTTGTTAACGACGGCCACCAACAAATAAGACGATTCGTCCCAGGAAGATGGGAAGGTCATAGTTTCGAATATGATCCGCATGCACCTACTGGAATGATGCTGACTGCTAAATTCATAGAAGGTCGTCCTTATTGGGATAATGCTATTGCTATCTATGAGCGCATGTTCCAAACTGCATTCGACCGCCAGTTCCAACAATGGGTACATGGAGGTTAG